CGGGCAGGTTGCTGTCGGTTCTGGGCAAACAAGCCCCCGGCAAGGGCAGGGTAAAGCCCTCCGGGCCTTTTTGCAGGTCTTGTTTGAGCCGGGCAATTTCGGCCTGTAAACCCGCCACCTGCCTGCGAGCACTGGATAGCTGAACGCTCTGCCAGAGGGCCAGTAGCGTTACCAGAGCCAGCGCGATCCAGCCGGGCTTGATCGGCATGAGTTCATTGTATCGCGGTTGCCAGAAAACTCCCGCCTCACCCAGCAGGTACTTTGCTCATAAGCATACCTGGGAGGCCGCTCTGAACCAAATAAAAAAGGACACAGCACGCTGTGTCCCTCAGGACTTTTTTCCTTATAGCAGGCTCAACAGCCGAGCTTTGATCTGCTTGGCGGTGAGGCCCTCGAGCTTCATCCCCTTAGAGCGCTCAACCAGCTCGTAGACCTTGTGTACGTGGCTCACCGCTACCCGGAAGGTGATGGGCTGTCCCGCCACATTCACGGTCACTTTGCGGATGTTGGGCTCCTGCCAGTGCTTGGTGTAGCCGGTAATCTTGGTGCCTACCCCGCCTTCTCGCTTGGCCTTACCACGGGTGATGATGCTGTAGGCCACCGTGGGGCGCTTGCCGCTAATTTCGCAAATCTTCGACATCGCAGGACTCCTAACTGCCGACACAAGGGGAAGCCCCCTTGTTTTAGGGCAACATTGGCGAGTATAGCATACCCTCACGCTACCGTGCTAGACTTCCCAGCGGTATGAATATTGCCACCTGGCTGGTTCCTGCCCTGCTGGTCGCCGACCAGGCCATCAAACTGGTGGTGCTGTGGGCGGTGGGCCCTCGCATCTTTGATCCTGAGGTAGGCGCTATTTTCCTGGCCAATTTGTTCTGGATTGTAGACGCCACCTTTATCAAAAACACCGGCGCGGCTTTTGGCATTTTCCAGGGGGGCGCCCGCATTCTGGTCTGGGTGAGCCTCGTGGTAGGTATCGGGATTCTAATCTACCTGAGCATGAACCACCGCCGGGTTTCGCTCCTGAACCAGCTTGCCTTTTCCCTGATTGCCGCAGGCGCCCTCGGCAACGCGGTGGATCGGCTGGGCCACGGCTGGGTGGTGGACTATGTGGATATCAACCGCACCGGGCTGGCCATCCTGGACAACTTTCCCATCTGGAACCTGGCCGATAGCCTGGTGGTCATCGGGGTCATTCTTTTATTACTGCCCCAGCGCAGGCGGCGGTACTGAAGAGCAGGCATACCAAAACCCCCCTCCCCAGGGGAGAGGGGCAGGGCCGAAGGCTTGAAGGTGAGCCCTGTACCCTGAACGGCGGTTCAGCGCTAGCCCACGCCCTCCGCTACCTCGATGCGCAGCAACGAGCGCACGTGCTCAAAGTGATTGACGATGGTGGCTACAGACGAGCCGGCAAAGAGCAAGCCCAGGGCCAGATTACCCCGCTCACTCAGCACCAGCGAACCGGAGTCGCCGGGTGCCGAGATGTTGGTGGTGACAATCTGGTCTATGAAGCGAGCCACCCGTCCACCCCCAAAGTTCACGTCAATGGTTGCCCCCAGCACGGTAATGCGCCCGGTAGTCATGTTGGTGGTACGTCCGGTCTTTTTGACCCGCTGCCCCACCAGGGTTTTGGAGCGGGGCTGCCAGCCCTGCACGTAGCCGTTCCAGTAAATCTCCCGGTCTAGGTCGTGGAACTGGCCCTCGGCAATGGCCGCGTCCACCAGGTTGCGGTGCTGAGCCCGGGGCACCGGAGGCTCGAAAGTGATGGGCACAAAGCGGCTGAGCCGGGCAATCAGGTCGGCAGGGAGGGTTCCCCCATCGAACACCCCCGGCTGCAAAATGGGGTCGCCCAGGCTGGCATCGTTGGAGTTGGCCAGCACGTGGTTGTTGCTGAGGATGTAAAAACGCGGTGGAATGCCCAGGCCGTGCGCGGGGGGGCTGACGGTCGCACCCGGCAGAAGGTCGTAGACGGCGGTAGCCATGGTACCTGCGGTGATTCTAAAGTGCCCCACGCTATAACCGCCCTCGGCGGGCCGAATGCGCCGGGTGAGGGTCTGTACCCCTGCTTCCTCGGCGTTGCCGGCAAACACCTCGCCAATAGCCAGTACGTCGGTCTGCATATCGCCCAGCTTGGCCGGAATCAGGTCGGCCCGGCTGAGCTGGCTGCGCTCTAATTTCTGGCTGACCAGAACTACCAGAGCCGGCTCGCCGGTGGGCTCGCCGTTCTTCCACTTGACCCCCACACCCATGCCCCGCACATTCAAACGCATGGCCTCGGGCGCTAAAAAGGTGTCCTGCACAGCCAGCCTGGCTTTTTCGGCTTCGGCCTGGGCGCTGGCCGAAAGCATGGCTTTTGCTTCGTTAATAGGCATATCGTCCCCCTGCACTTGGGTAATAGTCCCCTGCAAATTCCAACGCAATGAAGAATCTCAGAGGCGGCTTTGAGCCAAGTGGCCTCGACGTTCTTGCGACCGGAAAACCCCGTTACTGAGCCTGCACCGAACCCACTTCCCGCACCCGCACCGGTACCCCCTCGAGGTCCTTGGGCACCCGCTCGTGCGGTTGCAAAGCAGCGAGTGGCAGCTTACGGCTGACCAGCACCACCACCACCGCACGGCCCTGCTCCTCCCCCCGCCCCACCCCCACCACATTGGGTAGGGCCAGCAAGCGAGGGGTGTGTTTGTCGATGAGCACCTGTAGGGTCTCCTCGGTCATACCCCCTCCGTTCCCCCCGGACACTTCCGCACATTCAGCACCCGGGGCAACAATTCGGTGCTGGCGGAAAACACCGTTCGACCAGCGTAACAGCGAGGGCGTTACTTTAGCGTTACGAAAAGGTGAGCAGAGGTAGGCGCGGCAAGGCTCAGAGAATCGAGGCGATACGCTCCAGGGCCTTGCGGATGTTGGCCTCGCTGGTGGCGTAGCTGAAGCGCACGTGGTGGGGGGCCGCGAAGTCGGTGCCGGGCACCACCGCCACCCGGGCTTCGTTGAGCAGCTTGAGGGCGGCCTGGTTCTCATCGGGGTCAATTTTGGACACATCGGAGAGCACGTAAAAAGCGCCGTTGACCCTGGGCGTGGGCAGGCCCAGGGCGTTCAGACCGTCCACAATGATGCTCCGCCTTGCACGGTAGGCCTCGCGGGCCATAGAGATGAATTTTTGCGCCTCCTCCACGTTGTTCAGGGCCTCGACCATGGCCCACTGGGCGATGGTGTCGGGGCTGGTGGTGGACTGGCTGGAAACGTCAATAATGCCCTTGATGACGTCTTTGGGGCCACCGGCATAGCCGATGCGCCAGCCGGTCATGGCGTAGGCTTTGGCTGCACCGTTGATGGTGATGGTGCGGTCGGGGGCCACGTGGGCGGGCGAGAAGTGTTCACCTTCGTAAATAAGGTGCTCGTAGATTTCGTCGGAAACAATATAAAGGTCGTGTTTGTTGGCCAGTTCGGCAATGGCTACCAGCACCTCTTTGGGGTAGACCGCTCCGGTGGGGTTGCCGGGCGAGTTGAGCACAATGGCCTTGGTGCGGGGGGTAATCTTGTGTTCGACCTCGGCGGGGTCGGGGATGAAGCCCGACTCGGGGCCGGTGTTGACCTCCACCGGCACCCCTTCGGCAAAACGGGCCATTTCGGGATAGCTGACCCAGTACGGCCCAATCACAATCACTTCGTCGCCCGGGTCGAGGATGGCCTGAAAGAGGTTGAAGAGGGCCTGCTTGCCGCCTACCGTTACCACGGTCTGGTCGGGGGGAATCTCGAGGCCGTTTTCGCGCTTGAACTTGGCACTGATGGCTTCGCGCAGCTCGGGGATGCCCGCAGGCGGGGCGTATTTGGTTTTACCCGCAGCCATGGCCCTGGCCGCAGCGTCCTTGACGAACTGCGGGGTATCGAAATCGGGCTCGCCGGCAGTCATGGCGATCAGGTCTACCCCCTGACGACGCAGCTCGAGGGCTTTGGCATTCACCGCCACCGTGGAGGAGGGCTTCATGGTTTTGACGCGCTTGGACAGGCCTCGCATACCAGTAGATTGTCCAGGGTCGAGGGGCAAGGGTCAAGAGCTACAGGCTTGCTACACCCGCTCGAGCCAGGATCTCCCCGGCCCCGGCGGCAACACCGGCCACTGCCGCCTTCGCATGTGGCGCTGCACCTGCTCCACCGCGCCGGTAGCCTGCTCTACCCATTCGGCGGGATAGTGCGGTGCCTTGGCGGCGAACTCCTCGAGGTCGAAGGTCTGGCAGTGGTGGTCGGCCCGGCACTTGACGTCTATTTCCAGGTCGTACTGCCAGATGCGGCCCTGCTCGAAACGTGGGGGGGTCTGGATATTCCAGTAGTATTCCAGCACCTTTCCCTCGGCGTCCAGGTCGGGCCCCCCCGAGTACCAGCGCCCCACAAAAAAGGCCACATAGGCCTGGTGATCCACCCGCAGCACCCGGTTTTTGCTCTCGTGGTGAAAGGTAAAGCCACAGGGCATGTGAACCAGGACGGCATCTTCTCGCTGTTCGCACACCTGGGCCTCCCACCAGTAGTGCAGGGTATCGGCAGGGTATTTCCAGAACTCCACGCGCACCATCTGGCCTATCTGGTAATCCATGCAGACTCTCCAAACCCGATCATTTCGCAAAAACCAGGGTGAATCC
This DNA window, taken from Meiothermus sp. CFH 77666, encodes the following:
- the lspA gene encoding signal peptidase II, with product MNIATWLVPALLVADQAIKLVVLWAVGPRIFDPEVGAIFLANLFWIVDATFIKNTGAAFGIFQGGARILVWVSLVVGIGILIYLSMNHRRVSLLNQLAFSLIAAGALGNAVDRLGHGWVVDYVDINRTGLAILDNFPIWNLADSLVVIGVILLLLPQRRRRY
- a CDS encoding L28 family ribosomal protein — its product is MSKICEISGKRPTVAYSIITRGKAKREGGVGTKITGYTKHWQEPNIRKVTVNVAGQPITFRVAVSHVHKVYELVERSKGMKLEGLTAKQIKARLLSLL
- a CDS encoding DUF402 domain-containing protein, translated to MDYQIGQMVRVEFWKYPADTLHYWWEAQVCEQREDAVLVHMPCGFTFHHESKNRVLRVDHQAYVAFFVGRWYSGGPDLDAEGKVLEYYWNIQTPPRFEQGRIWQYDLEIDVKCRADHHCQTFDLEEFAAKAPHYPAEWVEQATGAVEQVQRHMRRRQWPVLPPGPGRSWLERV
- a CDS encoding pyridoxal phosphate-dependent aminotransferase produces the protein MRGLSKRVKTMKPSSTVAVNAKALELRRQGVDLIAMTAGEPDFDTPQFVKDAAARAMAAGKTKYAPPAGIPELREAISAKFKRENGLEIPPDQTVVTVGGKQALFNLFQAILDPGDEVIVIGPYWVSYPEMARFAEGVPVEVNTGPESGFIPDPAEVEHKITPRTKAIVLNSPGNPTGAVYPKEVLVAIAELANKHDLYIVSDEIYEHLIYEGEHFSPAHVAPDRTITINGAAKAYAMTGWRIGYAGGPKDVIKGIIDVSSQSTTSPDTIAQWAMVEALNNVEEAQKFISMAREAYRARRSIIVDGLNALGLPTPRVNGAFYVLSDVSKIDPDENQAALKLLNEARVAVVPGTDFAAPHHVRFSYATSEANIRKALERIASIL